TTGAAAAGCCTGCCAATTAAAAGGGCCCATCGAGATGCTAATGAAGTAATGATGAAACCTGAAAACCtacatataaatagcatagaaTAGATGGATAGATGGATCGATCTAGCAAGTTGCAAcataaactcaaattcaaagtgAGCAGCTTGGGCTGACGATATGCGGATTGCGGAGAGGAAAGCATCGAGACGGCTGGAAATGGTCAGTTGTCCCACGGCAAGAACGCGGCTGTTAACAGACCTTCCGGAAGAGACAATAATCGAAATCTTGCTGAGGCTTCCGGCAAGGACGCTTGCTTCCCTAAGGAGCGTGTGCACTTCATGGAGAAACCTAATCTCCGCCCCCGACTTCACCTGCAACCACCTTCGTCGTTCATGCTTAATTGCTCCAAGTTTGACTACGCCACGAATTGCTTATTGCACTGGGGCCTACAGAAATGGCCTTAGATGCAGCAGAATCGGACTTCTCTCCGTACGCTCAATCTTGGATGATCCTTCCGAGCCTACTAAAAACGATTGCTTCACGGAACAACACTACTACGGAATCATTGGTTCTTGCAATGGATTGTTATGCTTGGCTGATGGAGATGCCTTCAAATACATGCATGCCATCTTGTGGAACCCCTGTACCGGATTCACATTCGAATCTCCGGAAATCAGCGGCGAAGTCCGCTTTTCTGGCTTTGGTTACGATCATCTCAGTGACAGTTACAAAATTTATGCAGTTACAAAGAAGCAAGGGCCATCTGGTTTTGAGTTTAGTACCAGAATTTATACATTTGGGCCAACTTCGACATGGAGAAAAATTGATGATACCCCAGTAGCCCTATTTGGTTTCCCAAGTGACAACTCTAGTCGGGCTGTTAAAAAGGAAGGGGAATTTTTTGGTAGTAGCAGATTATGCACTCTTAATTGGTGTGTTAATCATGTGGTTATTTATTTTGACTTGGCTAAAGAGACTTATGGTCATTTTCCTCTGCCTCCTCGTAGTGAAATAGGTTTTCCAAAGTGGTGCACTCACTTATGTGTCTTGAGAAACTGCCTTTCTGTTTGTTACCTGGATGGGAGAACACTCGAGTGGATTGTGTGGCAAATGAAAGAATACGGAGATGCTCAATCTTGGACTAAATTGGCAGTAATTCCGGTCCCTGAAAAAATCACTTATCCAGGTCGTTATTTTCAACCTCTTTACATCTCGGAAAGTGATGTTCTTTTGGTATTTTGTCCATCTTTCGGCATTGTTTTGTGTAACTTAAATGATGGGAGCATAGATTTTTCTGAGATTTACGGCTCCGGCGTGAGGAACAAACCTGTTTTTTCTGCATGTGTCAAGTATAGGATAACTTGTATCTACCATGAAAGCTTAGTTTCACCAAATGGTCTTCAAAGCAACTCATCCAAAATGCTGATGCACTTCATCAAATCCAAACCCAAGCCTGTTGACTCTTAAAGCCTGTTTGCCCCTTCTCTTGGTGAAGCCTTTCTAACACTACCAACTTGGTTATTAATGCTATCGAATTTATTTATCTCACTACTATGTGTATTTTCCAATTGCAATTTACTGCATTAAGATAATTTGTTTGTTCTTCTTCCTGTTCTTGTCAAATAATTCTTTTCGCACTTTAATTTGTGCCCTGATGAGAAATTGTACTCCGTTTAAGACAAAAAAAgctgaattaaaaaaaaaggttagAAGGAATATTTGTTGTTGATATAAAAATCAGCTTTTTTTAGCTTTCCAATTTCTTCCTCAATAGTCAATATGTAGTGATTACCAatgtataaaaaaattttatgacAAGGCTATTTAGAGAAAGTTTTCTTTGTTAAAATAATTAACGACTATTCATTAATGGAAAAAACAACTGACATGTGAGAAATGGAATCTTCAAGGTGCAAAAGTATCATGATGTTTTGAAGCATTATATATTGATTCGAATTCGATACCAAGATAACAATACTCATTAAATAGAGGTGAATGCTTATCATAATCTGTTTAAATACTGCATTTTAAGTTGTAGATGCTTATGTTATTATTAAATACTGGGTTGcagtataaaaataataataataaaaaaaaataagattgCACTTGATTTCATTAAAGTTTGGACTATAAATATATGAAAGTTTAAGGATAGAAAGATGTTTTCAACGTCTGTTTTATAGTTTGATTCAACTtatcttttaatttatgttttcatcCCTAATTTCCTATATGGAGTGAGGTGGtaattcaaattaaatcataatcataatcataagtTAAATCATAAAACTCGGTGGTTTGACTGCTGATGTGACATTTTCTCCTTTATCATTGAGTTTTTTAACCTTTGATTTCatggtatttttaatttttttttaattttattctgtcCATATTTTCAATGCATGTTTTGCTAAAAATtgatgttttcaatttttttgcttttatttAACATATCCAAGCAGATCTAGTTTGTCAATACATGTGTTATTGAACAGTGTGGCTTTTATTTTATTCAACATATTTCCGTTCAATACATGTGTTATTGACCATTGTtgtttttaattgattttaatgGTTTATTCGATGTAAATAAACGTAAATGAAATTCACGAATCACTCTCTATATCTGTTCTTAATTTCTTCTTCTGGCTCTCAAATCCCAAATTGGCTTTTGGGTCTTTCCGGTTCTCTATGGTTGCATGTCGTAGTTGAACAGTTCTTCTTTCTTTGGCCTGTCCGATGGTCTCCtcttttgttttgtctcgtctTATTCACCTCCCTACGCCGCATCTCTTGGTATGAGCCATGATTTTTGAACTTATTTTGTCGTGTGCTGAGtttttgttttcattattttgtttagttgttttttattttgttgatctGTAATTTTCTCTGTATCATATATTTGTATTTTGTGTTTTCAATACCTGGTGATGTGTGTTTGATGATCCTGAttatgttttgattttttttcccttttaccGTTCTCAATATTCTACCATAGCTATTTATTAGTTtcgatttttttcctttttatattttggaatttcTGAAGTGGATTCTATGAGTCTTGTCACGATAAATTTTAAAAGGTTAAACTTAACGCTGTTTGTATAGTTTTCTGAAGTGTTTGAGAATGTTTTAGATGGTTTcggaacgttctagaatgtcctagaaggtcccgAAATACCCTATAAGATTCTAAAAGACTCTGAAAGGTCATAAAATATTCAAACTGGGTGTGGTTGTATATAGAAGTATGAAGAGTAGTATGGAATAATCTAAAAGTATTTAGAGAAATGTGGTAGGATGGATATTTGCAATGAAAATTCTAGATTATCAATCtagaccgttgattagatttaattctatcaatccattgaggaggtggataGCTATAAATATgggtgagagttagagtttggAAAAGTGAgtcatttgtaacaaacacttgagcaataaagtgttctttccaccaaaactttctttctcttatgttcttagctttcttgctaaataTTGAGGGTTAAGCTGACTTGGTCTtaactcaagaggttgagtaagtctaAGTGCCGACACGatagcgttggagtgtgtccaaggccaTGACAATTTGGCATCAGAGTAAGGTTTGAGAGGGAGCACAAGTGGTTTATGGGTAGGGGCTTTTAGTGTAACCATAGAGCAACTTCTTAAAAGAGAAAGTTTCGATATTGGAGAatgttctatcctctatggatgagCGCTTCCAAAGGATAGAACACGACAAAGAGACCCTCGAGACTCACGTATTGGAAGAACTAGATATTTTCAAAGAAAGCATACTCCAAATCGAAGAAAAGCTTGAGAATTTCTTGAAACTATTTGAAGAAGTTCGAGTTTGGTTCGATGAGACAAAATCTCAACCAACCATTATAAGAGAGACGACGAAGATTAATCTCCCAAAGACAAAGGAGTTCAAGGGTGTGAGGGACGCTCGAGAGGTGGAGAACTTCCTATAACAAATGGAGAGGTACTTCGAAGGTCAATGGGTAGTCAAAGAAGCAATAAAGGTACGCATTACAGCTCTCTACCTTTCTGATAATGCTACTTTTTGGTGGAGAAAAAAATGTGAAGATGTGAAGAATGATACTTGCAACATAGTCACATGGAAAGATTCCAAAAGAAGTTGAAAAGACATTTCTTCCCTGAAAATGTGATCTATGAAGTAAGGAAGAAGTTGAGGGAGTTGAAGTACAAGAGTACGATTAACGACTACGTAAAGGAGTTCACTACTCTTACTCTTTAAATTCCCAACTCAATATTAGAGGATACATTGTTCATCTTCATTGATGGACTCTAAACTTGGATAAAGCAAAAATTACAAAGAAGGAATGTTAATGATGCCAATAAAGCCATTTTGGTTGCTGAATCGCTCACCAAGTATCATCGAGGAGACTTTAACCCAAGTCTTCTTCCAAACCTAGTTCTACTAAAGGTGGAGGAGACAAGGAGAAGAGTTTCTCTCAACTAAGAAAAAAGGGAAGTACTCTTCAAAAAAAGAGtacgaagaaaagaagaaagcttaGCTTTCGTGCCCAAAAGAGGATGTTTCGTGTGCAATGAACCACAATAAATGAAGGACTGTCCCAAAATAGAGTCTTTGGCATCTATCGCCGAAGAAGAGAGATTGAATCACAAGTGACTGAATGTGTTGGATCTGTCAAACTCATGAATGATGTGAAGGGCAAAGAGGCAAAGTCCTGTAGAAAAGAAAGGTTTGATGCATGTCAAAGTCTTTAACAATAGAAAATCTGTTATGGCTATGATCGAACTACATACTACACACAACTTCATCACGCCTGATAAAGTAAAGAGGTTTGAGTTGAAGATCACCAAAAGAAATGGTTGGTTCAAACCCGTGAATACCAAGGATGAATCTCTTAAGGGAGTAGCAAAAAGAGTTGAGATGACTCTTGGTTCTTGGAAGGGCCTTGTGCATTTCTCAGTAGGACCCATGGACGATTTCAAGATAGTTATCGGGATCGATTTGTAAaggaaggcaaatataatacCTATGGCATACTATGACATAGTAATCGTCATGGAGAAAGGGTCTCCATGCATGTTCCCTACAGTCTCTAAAGTTAGAGGACCATCGATGTTCTCCATCATGCAACTCAAAAAAGGGTTCAAGAAGGGAGATTACATATTTGACTCTATTACAAGAGGAGTCAACATCTGAAAGAGAAGATGTTTCTCCCGAAACCAAGAAAATCTTTGAAGAAAATAAAGATGTGATGCCTCCCGAGTTGCCAAGACAACTACCACCTAGGAGGAAGGTGGATCACTAGATTGAATTGGAGTTAGGAGCGAAGCTGCTTGCCTCAGCACCTTATAGGATGGTGCCACCAAAACTTGAGGAGTTGAAAAAGCAACTCAAGCATCTGCTAGATGCTGAATTCATCCGTCCATCAAAGACTGAATTGGCGGCCATTTTCATTGTTGAAGGAGACATTATACGCATCATCAAGAAAGGGTTACATTATGATCTATTAGTCAAGAAGTTGGTAGAGTTGGCTAAAGAAGGTAAGACCAAAATATTTTAGCTAGAAGACGATTTTTTCTTCACTAAAGGGAGAAGACTATACGCCCCTAAGTGGAAAAATCTAAGAAAAAAGTTTGTGAAAGAATGCCACAACACCAAGTGGGTTGGTCACCAAGGTCAGCGAAAGACCTTGGCACTCATTAAATCTTCCTATTATTAGCCTAAATAAGGGATGAAGTATAACATCCTACCTTTTAACGTCTCATGATCGCACTAAAAGTtcaggcgttacttacctctattcctttgtatttagtattatatttatttaatattgagcctttgcgAAGTACAATCAGAATTTTAATTAAGAAATCGAAAAGCCTTTACTTTAAACTATATAATCACATAATAttaaatacatagacttattcaaaaatttttaaatataagtcctacccctctaaaaaccaaAACATTAATTATTGAGGAAAAAATCTAATAAGTATACCAAATTGATGTGTTAGATGTTCGAAAGTCTACTTTATCTAAGAAGCTTTAAACTTTTGGTTTAGTATGGCCATATGGTGCCCTCTATTTTACTTCTTTTAAGTCTTTAAATCCTATTTGCTATCACAAACTATGGATGTGTTATATTTTATTGTGGTATCATCATATCTTCTTTTGAAGTTGTACGACACTCaacttttattatgttttaggcATACATGGAAGTATGGAACTATTTAGCAATGAATAACTATCTCTGTATTACTGTTCAATTATCTTGTGTTAATTTTCAATTCTTAATTTAGTATGACTTTTTCTTGCATATAAGCATATGAATATCAAAAAGACAAACTCTCATTTCAATTCATTTGCACAAATGTTTAATCCATCATATTACCAATTTAAACAAATACAAATTACGAGTTTCAACTCAACATATATATTATTTAGAATTTGTCAATTACAACTCGAATTACCAAATCattatgaagaaaaatatatttaataaccTATTCTTGTTCACTCTTTTTCTGTACCCGCTATTTGTGGATTTTAATTCCAACTCAAATATTCTTTCTTCCAACTTCTTCAGTTTTTCCTCTTCcacataatttttattttgaattctcGTTTGAACACCAAAACAAGCATCACTACCAGAATCTTTAAATACAGAAACAATATATTCATCAAGTCATGCATAAAAATTGCAGTGATCTATTCTAGTCTACAATAGTAATTACACAACATTAACATTGACTTTATTATCATTTAACAAAGATTTAAACACAAATTTCACAATACCATAAAATAAGAGCAATTGATACGGGTTTCGATCTGTTCTAGACATGAATAAAATCGCATGAACTCCACATTTACATATAAGGGCAACAAATCTTCTTCTATCGCGATTGGCAACACTCCAGTAGACCTAATGTTTCCACTCCAAATCTGGTCGTTGCCTCCATTTCCTTCAACTTGACCCTTGCTCATTTTTAGGATTTTGCAGACTAATCACTCACTCAAATAATGGCTCACAAAGAAGAACAAGATCTTAATGAAGAGAAACATCAGCAAACATTGtcatttttttaaatctttttgtaTCTAACGGTACCTAACCATTCATACAATGCTTTGTGTCAGTCCTTAACAATTTCTGGGTTGCCAACGAAGTATTTAACAGACACATACATCATTAATTTAACAGCCATGTAAGCAGTTTCTAATGAAAGGGTTGTTTTGTTTCACGGAACTCAAGAACAGAGGTCAATTTGATATATTTAttggaaaagtatgaggagctaatggaatatttatacaatgtgcacatggaagtttagagagtattagagatataatcattagtgtcaCCTTTTTTCATCAGttaaagcttttgggatgagtggtatcatgcatgGTATTAGAGCGTTAGATTTGCAAAGTTAAGAGTTCGAGCCTTGTTGAACCCCAAAATCAATTTAAGTTTTTGGGAAGATAtttattatcgctagtactcggatggttattctagatagtatgagagatgttcattatttattttattagagGACGCTTTATCCGTCGAGATAATGGTAAAGGGTCAAGTTAGGTGTTTACTCCAAAAATAAAGTATAAAGATTTTAAATCAACTTCATAAAATTTTGGAATCGATTAACTTGATAGTAAGAAGAGATGACAAAATTgtgttaaaatttgaaaaaaaaatatttatttttattaactcATTTGTATCAATTTTACAGATAAAAATCATGTCAAAAGATATAACAAGCTATAGCTTCATCAAAAAAATTTGGAGAAGATTAACTCTTCTACGAATTGAATTGATTATTTAGTTGGTCGGATTAATACTAAGAACTATTTGAGTAGATTGGTACTACTACTCAAAGTTATGTTATATGTTATCTGTAAGAAAGATGTTAAAATTATTCAATATTtgttaggtttaattattctgttggtccttatagtttcgcgaaattttcaattaggttcttatacttttttttcttttaattgagtccttacaccattttttttaaattgggtccctacactttttttttttccttttatttaggtctctataccaattcttttttttagttaggtTCCTATAAAATTAAggcaattactactaagagggacttaattgaaaaaaattaatgcagggacccaattaaaaggaaaaaaatatagggacttaattgaaaatttcacgaaactatagggaccaatagagtaattaaacctatttgtTATTTGTGAATTTACTTGGGGGTTTTACTAGGTAGATTCCAAATTTTATCTACAGATGTAGAGGACATATGTCGACCGTCTAACAATGTACATTGCAACACATGTGGAATCTCAGTATGGCACGAATTTTGAAAAGTTTGGTGTAGGAGAGCGGGGTCTGAATCTCTATAGAGCATGCATAGGTTGGTTAGACCATCTCTAGTAGGAAACTCATTCCAATCCCTATTTATGTCCCACCTGTCATAAAATATAACTCCACATTAGTTTTTGCGTCATAAATAGTAAATAGAAACTCAAAGCATCTTTCTCTTTTCCATTagaaggaactaactttagtccctattgtggtcctacttaattaattaattaaaattaatatagttactatttttttacaataatattattaaaatttataaatttaaaaacaaTTTATTATTAAANNNNNNNNNNNNNNNNNNNNNNNNNNNNNNNNNNNNNNNNNNNNNNNNNNNNNNNNNNNNNNNNNNNNNNNNNNNNNNNNNNNNNNNNNNNNNNNNNNNNNNNNNNNNNNNNNNNNNNNNNNNNNNNNNNNNNNNNNNNNNNNNNNNNNNNNNNNNNNNNNNNNNNNNNNNNNNNNNNNNNNNNNNNNNNNNNNNNNNNNNNNNNNNNNNNNNNNNNNNNNNNNNNNNNNNNNNNNNNNNNNNNNNNNNNNNNNNNNNNNNNNNNNNNNNNNNNNNNNNNNNNNNNNNNNNNNNNNNNNNNNNNNNNNNNNNNNNNNNNNNNNNNNNNNNNNNNNNNNNNNNNNNNNNNNNNNNNNNNNNNNNNNNNNNNNNNNNNNNNNNNNNNNNNNNNNNNNNNNNNNNNNNNNNNNNNNNNNNNNNNNNNNNNNNNNNNNNNNNNNNNNNNNNNNNNNNNNNNNNNNNNNNNNNNNNNNNNNNNNNNNNNNNNNNNNNNNNNNNNNNNNNNNNNNNNNNNNNNNNNNNNNNNNNNNNNNNNNNNNNNNNNNNNNNNNNNNNNNNNNNNNNNNNNNNNNNNNNNNNNNNNNNNNNNNNNNNNNNNNNNNNNNNNNNNNNNNNNNNNNNNNNNNNNNNNNNNNNNNNNNNNNNNNNNNNNNNNNNNNNNNNNNNNNNNNNNNNNNNNNNNNNNNNNNNNNNNNNNNNNNNNNNNNNNNNNNNNNNNNNNNNNNNNNNNNNNNNNNNNNNNNNNNNNNNNNNNNNNNNNNNNNNNNNNNNNNNNNNNNNNNNNNNNNNNNNNNNNNNNNNNNNNNNNNNNNNNNNNNNNNNNNNNNNNNNNNNNNNNNNNNNNNNNNNNNNNNNNNNNNNNNNNNNNNNNNNNNNNNNNNNNNNNNNNNNNNNNNNNNNNNNNNNNNNNNNNNNNNNNNNNNNNNNNNNNNNNNNNNNNNNNNNNNNNNNNNNNNNNNNNNNNNNNNNNNtgaatattaaaaaaaattcatacatAACAacaatacacaatatataattcgagattaaactaatttgtaaaattatttaatataaaaaaacataGTTAAGTTCTATAGTTGACGACAAGCATTGTGAAATTACCATATGTATTCAATCAAGTCCTCTTTAACTGTCTATGCTGCTACCTATTTTAAAGTTGGGTATTTCTTTGGATAAATTGATGGTATGGTGCAAAATCTTCCTGTCCTAACATTTTTTGGAGAATAGAAGTGTATGTaagtagtatatatagagtaataaaatattaatttattaataataacggtAACATAGTAACAACTAGTTTTCAATGGTTAATTTTACAACAGTTAGTTTTGTAATGTGGTTagcatttcaaattttataaataaaaataaaaaactcactaaaaaattattttgtaatatgtaaaaaattaaatttatttttttatttaaacaaatttaattaattataatttaatatcacaatataaataatatttaatattaatttagcataattatttatattaattatgatttaaataattaatataaattattaattaaataaagatataattattaattatatttaatttattaatataaatctttaattaaataaaaatataattatttaatataatttaattattaatttaatatatatgttatatattttaatttatttttaattatttgccATGTGTCAAAACTTGATTGGAATGCAAGAGCCCCTCTGAGAAGGGACTCCTCTTCTTGGTCCACGTGAAGGAATTGCACTCTTTTTCACTCCAACGCTTCAAAATTCTTCTGAGAGAAAAAACTCCAGTTTTATTCTACTAGCAGAAGATGGGTTGAAAATTTCTGTTCCttcttttgaatttgtttttcagTGTTCTTGGATTGTCACTTTTTACATTaataaaaagtatttttgttATTCAATTCTTAACTAAATGTAACAAATTTATTTACTTTATAACCACTCAATACATAAgtatttttctaactcttcattGTTTGCATAAGTATCATTGCTTTTCAAAACATTAATTTTAAtgaatacatcttagaattggcTATAGAAATTCTCTCACAAAACATTGTATCTTATTCAACTTCAtaaattatgaaacaacaaataCAACTTAAAAATCTAAACAACACAATTAAGAAGATAAACATAAATAACAACcaaaacaaatataattaaagaaaatttcATACACACGCAAGTCGCTAATTTATTGACCTAAGATCTCAAATGCAAGTAATTCTCCTAACACAATCAACCCCATCAATTACAGTAACTCCACCGCAAACAACACTTTGAAATCAGTGTACTCGGATACcgatataaaaaggaaaaaagaatagTTAATTCATATATAAAGAAAAGATATCCAAAAAAATCCTAATAAATTACAAATGATCAGATATAGTTGATATAAGACCAAAGGAAAAGGACAAAATATTTACCTTAATTCTTTGGGAG
The DNA window shown above is from Arachis ipaensis cultivar K30076 chromosome B08, Araip1.1, whole genome shotgun sequence and carries:
- the LOC107611663 gene encoding F-box/kelch-repeat protein At3g23880-like, encoding MRIAERKASRRLEMVSCPTARTRLLTDLPEETIIEILLRLPARTLASLRSVCTSWRNLISAPDFTCNHLRRSCLIAPSLTTPRIAYCTGAYRNGLRCSRIGLLSVRSILDDPSEPTKNDCFTEQHYYGIIGSCNGLLCLADGDAFKYMHAILWNPCTGFTFESPEISGEVRFSGFGYDHLSDSYKIYAVTKKQGPSGFEFSTRIYTFGPTSTWRKIDDTPVALFGFPSDNSSRAVKKEGEFFGSSRLCTLNWCVNHVVIYFDLAKETYGHFPLPPRSEIGFPKWCTHLCVLRNCLSVCYLDGRTLEWIVWQMKEYGDAQSWTKLAVIPVPEKITYPGRYFQPLYISESDVLLVFCPSFGIVLCNLNDGSIDFSEIYGSGVRNKPVFSACVKYRITCIYHESLVSPNGLQSNSSKMLMHFIKSKPKPVDS